GCCGGAATACAATAATCATCCGTTTGTACGGGGAATTGAGACGGGGACTCTTGACCCTCAGAAATTCAGACGTTACATCATACAGGATTATTTGTACCTGAACGAGTACGCAAAAGTTTTCGCCGTAGGAATCGCAAAAGCAAAGAGCCTCGAAACAATGCGCCTATTCTCATCAGTCATTGACGCAATCGCAAACGTTGAAATGAACGTGCATAAAGGCTACATGGCCAAGTTCGGCGTGACTCAGGAGGAATTAGACTCTGCCTCGCGTGAACTCGCTAACCTGTCGTACACATCGTACATGCTAAGAATCGCATACGAGGAGGGCGAACCCGAAATATTAGCGGCGATTCTGTCGTGCGCCCTAAGCTACGAGGATATAGCGCGGGAAATCGTCAGGCGTAACCCCGAATCCGTAAATCACGAATTATATGGCTCATGGGTGCGGACATACTCAGGGGAGGAATATTGCGGTTTGAACGGCGTATTAGTGTCATTCTTGGAGAGGTCAGCGGAGAATTACAGCGAGTCGCAGATAAATCACCTTGCCGAAATTTTCCGGGAATGCTCGCTTTATGAGTCTGGATTCTGGGATATGGGATGGGCTGAATAATGCGGTGCGTGATAATCGGCGGGGCGGAAATCCGAAATTACCCGCTAATCCGCTCATATCTCAGGCCGGGCGATTTCGTGATATATTGCGACTGCGGTCTGAAACATTCTGACTCTCTCGGCGTGAGTCCGTCTCTCATTATCGGCGATTTCGACTCTCACCCAATGCCGGAAGACTCGCATAACGTTATAATTCTCCCGGTCGTGAAAGATGACACTGATACAATTTTTGCGGTGAAGGAAGCTATCCGCCGGGGATTTTCTGAGGTGTTAATGCTAGGTGTTACGGGAGGGCGGGAGGATATGACACTGGGAAATATTTACGCGCTGTTAATGCTGAAGGCTCACGGAGTCCCGGCCATGATTGCGGGCGACTTTTCCGAGATGAGCATAATTTCAGCGGGTGAAACGGTGAGGGTTTCTGACATATGGCGGTGCTTCTCCCTGCTGAACATTTCCGGCACTGCGTCAGGAATCACAATCACGGGCGCGAAATACCCCCTCGACAACGGTACTATTACCCCTGAATACCAGTACGGAATAAGCAACGAGACACTTCCCGGCCATGACGCTGAAATCACGCTGAAGGAAGGAAATTTATTGCTAGTCTGCGTTAGGCGGTGAAGATTTTTCCGGCTGTATGGTAAAATTCAGGTACAAAATATTTCAGGAGGTTTTACGGAAATGAAGAAGTCAGCATTAATCCTCGTGCTTGTTTTCATCATGGGCATTTTCGCGTTCGGAGCATCGGCGGAAGAGTCAGCGGTGTCATCGGACAAATCAGCGGCTCCTGCGGCAGTTGCGGACGGGGAATTTGATTTCCTGAGATTCGCGAAAGAAAGAGTCCTTCCCGATTTCCATCCCACAGTGAAAATTGAGGACGCTCAGGCGGATTTTGACGAGAAGCCGTTTGACAAGGGCGAGGGAGTCAAGCGCGCCAAGGTCGGAATATTCTACAAAGGCTGGATTCAGCAGCACTCAATGTTGATTGAGATGGATTACAGGGCGGAAGACAGGAAAGTCCGCGTAAACGTCCTCAAAGACACAAACGGCCTCAACCTTCGCGGTGCAAAGTTCTTCAAGGAAGGCGAATGGGTCAGCCTTGCGGAAATGGGCTGGAAGTAGTCAGAGCGAAAACAGAATAATATTCCGGGGCATCAGTGAAAGTTTTGCTGATGTCCTTTTTTTATGACGATGACAAAACAAGATTTTATTTCCCTCCTCAAGCGCAAATTCTCATCCCTCGTGATGATATTGATTCCCGCGTTCGCAATCACCCTCATAATCGGCGGGCTTGTGTGGGCATTCCGTTTCATGATTCCGGCGGAATGGCTCTCGGAAATTTCGCGCTACATCGACAACCCGTCAGAGCTTCGGAAACTCGGCGAGGGGTCTGAGTGGCTGTTCGTGCTGATACAGGTCTTGCAGGTCGTAATAGCTCCGATACCGGGACAAGCGG
This is a stretch of genomic DNA from Synergistaceae bacterium. It encodes these proteins:
- a CDS encoding thiamine diphosphokinase — translated: MRCVIIGGAEIRNYPLIRSYLRPGDFVIYCDCGLKHSDSLGVSPSLIIGDFDSHPMPEDSHNVIILPVVKDDTDTIFAVKEAIRRGFSEVLMLGVTGGREDMTLGNIYALLMLKAHGVPAMIAGDFSEMSIISAGETVRVSDIWRCFSLLNISGTASGITITGAKYPLDNGTITPEYQYGISNETLPGHDAEITLKEGNLLLVCVRR